A window from Longibacter salinarum encodes these proteins:
- the lysS gene encoding lysine--tRNA ligase, with protein MSAPSAELTEQEQRRREERDALEAKGINPYPYAWDVDAHAKEIVDTFDEDKHQPEGDEDPPYVVSIAGRITSMRVMGKSAFFDVQDSTGTIQAYVRKNDLPEGQYDEVFTELLDIGDIVGLKGHVFKTRMGEVTVRAGDDFQLLAKSLKPLPVVKEREDEEGNVEVYNEVTDKEFRYRQRYVDLVVNPDVRDVFQKRSTLIRAMRDFLDSKDYLEVETPVLQPVYGGATARPFTTHHNALDMELFLRIADELYLKRLLVGGFDGVYEISKDFRNEGLSRFHNPEFTMMELYVAYKDYRWMMELTESLVGTIATALHDSYEIEWQEHTINLEPPFDRVTFFGAIEDATGFDLYQADRDRVYDVAKNELHLDDIDEDMSLAKLLDEIFGETVEPSLIQPTFVTDYPVELSPLAKKHREKEGLVERFELIIAGKEVANAFSELNDPQDQRERFEEQAAMRAAGDDEATPIDEDYLRAMEYGMPPAAGLGIGVDRLTMIMTGQESIRDVILFPLLRPEQGTPQAETSEPESADAQQ; from the coding sequence ATGTCCGCACCGTCCGCCGAACTGACCGAACAGGAACAGCGTCGACGCGAAGAACGAGACGCGCTCGAAGCCAAAGGCATCAATCCGTACCCGTACGCCTGGGACGTCGACGCGCACGCGAAAGAAATTGTGGACACGTTCGACGAGGATAAACACCAGCCAGAGGGTGACGAAGACCCGCCGTACGTCGTGTCGATCGCTGGCCGCATCACGTCGATGCGCGTCATGGGCAAGTCGGCCTTCTTCGACGTGCAGGACTCGACGGGGACCATCCAGGCATACGTTCGCAAGAACGACCTGCCGGAGGGCCAGTACGACGAGGTCTTTACCGAACTCCTCGACATCGGCGACATCGTCGGGTTGAAAGGGCATGTCTTCAAGACGCGCATGGGCGAAGTCACGGTGCGCGCCGGTGACGACTTCCAGCTTCTCGCGAAGTCGCTCAAGCCACTTCCCGTCGTGAAGGAGCGCGAAGACGAAGAGGGTAATGTCGAAGTCTACAACGAGGTCACCGATAAGGAATTTCGGTATCGCCAGCGCTACGTCGACCTCGTGGTGAATCCGGATGTCCGGGACGTCTTCCAGAAGCGGTCCACGCTGATTCGTGCCATGCGCGACTTCCTGGACAGCAAGGACTACCTGGAGGTCGAGACGCCGGTCCTGCAGCCGGTCTACGGAGGAGCAACGGCTCGCCCGTTCACGACGCACCATAACGCGCTCGACATGGAGCTCTTCCTCCGCATCGCGGACGAGCTCTACCTCAAGCGTCTCCTCGTCGGCGGCTTCGATGGCGTCTACGAGATCTCTAAGGACTTTCGGAACGAAGGGCTCAGCCGCTTCCACAATCCGGAGTTCACCATGATGGAGCTCTACGTGGCGTACAAGGATTACCGCTGGATGATGGAGCTCACCGAGTCGCTCGTGGGCACCATCGCGACGGCCCTCCACGATTCGTACGAGATCGAGTGGCAGGAGCACACGATCAATCTCGAGCCACCGTTCGACCGCGTCACCTTCTTCGGGGCGATTGAGGACGCCACCGGCTTCGATCTCTACCAGGCGGACCGCGATCGCGTGTACGATGTCGCGAAAAACGAGCTGCACCTCGACGACATCGACGAGGATATGAGTCTCGCAAAACTGCTGGATGAAATCTTCGGCGAAACGGTCGAGCCGTCGCTAATCCAGCCGACATTCGTGACCGATTACCCGGTCGAGCTGAGTCCGCTCGCGAAGAAACACCGCGAGAAGGAGGGCCTGGTCGAGCGCTTCGAACTCATCATTGCTGGCAAAGAGGTCGCGAACGCCTTTAGCGAGCTCAATGACCCGCAGGATCAGCGCGAACGCTTCGAAGAGCAGGCCGCCATGCGCGCCGCCGGCGACGACGAAGCCACGCCGATCGACGAAGACTACCTCCGAGCGATGGAGTATGGGATGCCGCCTGCAGCCGGACTCGGTATCGGCGTCGACCGTCTCACAATGATCATGACCGGACAGGAGTCGATTCGCGACGTCATTCTCTTCCCGCTCCTTCGCCCCGAGCAGGGGACGCCACAGGCGGAAACCTCCGAGCCTGAGTCGGCCGACGCTCAGCAGTAA
- a CDS encoding Rossmann-like and DUF2520 domain-containing protein — protein sequence MSSSTDRPVAIIGAGAVGTSLTHRLAACDIDIAGIISSRREPAERLASEVAAPVASTSLSDLPGTARVVFLCVPDDVIPSIAAELAEIPHPWPETIVAHTSGASPSAVLEPLASVGASVVSFHPMQTFPDRNAPEVFDDIYIGVEGEGDAVAYAEALVERLGANPMVLTPAEKTRVHAAAALASNGLAALVAVVRELLGTAGLAANDATRVVQPLIEQTWSNLKDAPPEIALTGPIVRGDIGTVKEHLAALEKSAPHLLPVYAVLAKEQVRVARRADRLTDEQSGAILDIIQAGSTEASVPQAPGMTDVSVTET from the coding sequence GTGTCCTCCTCAACGGATCGTCCTGTCGCCATCATCGGAGCGGGGGCTGTTGGAACCTCTCTCACCCACCGCCTGGCTGCGTGCGACATCGACATCGCTGGGATCATCAGTTCGCGCCGGGAGCCGGCCGAGCGCCTCGCCAGCGAGGTGGCGGCGCCGGTCGCTTCTACAAGTCTCAGTGATTTGCCTGGCACAGCTCGCGTTGTCTTCCTCTGTGTACCCGACGACGTGATCCCCTCTATCGCCGCTGAACTGGCGGAAATCCCGCATCCGTGGCCGGAAACGATCGTAGCTCATACGTCGGGGGCGAGTCCGTCCGCTGTACTCGAACCCCTCGCGAGCGTCGGGGCGTCCGTCGTAAGTTTCCACCCGATGCAAACCTTTCCGGATCGGAACGCACCGGAGGTTTTCGATGACATCTACATCGGTGTGGAAGGAGAAGGGGACGCTGTAGCGTATGCAGAGGCTCTGGTCGAGCGTCTTGGAGCCAATCCGATGGTCCTCACGCCGGCCGAGAAGACGCGGGTTCATGCGGCCGCAGCGCTTGCATCAAATGGCCTCGCCGCGCTCGTAGCCGTCGTGCGCGAGCTGCTTGGGACGGCCGGTCTTGCTGCGAACGATGCCACTCGCGTCGTGCAACCGCTTATCGAACAGACGTGGAGCAACCTGAAAGATGCACCGCCGGAAATTGCTTTGACGGGGCCGATCGTTCGCGGTGACATTGGAACGGTAAAAGAACATCTCGCGGCCCTGGAGAAGAGTGCACCGCACCTGCTTCCGGTCTACGCCGTCCTCGCGAAAGAACAGGTACGTGTTGCTCGTCGTGCTGACAGATTGACAGATGAACAGTCCGGTGCGATCCTTGACATCATACAGGCGGGCTCGACGGAGGCGAGTGTGCCTCAGGCGCCTGGAATGACTGACGTTTCCGTTACGGAGACGTAA
- a CDS encoding DinB family protein, with amino-acid sequence MSEIIIADEIDRLRVVYEEIEALIAADASFLQATVPAVSDWSPAQHLYHILGSTAMMMKAATLLAKGAVKGDEPRLTKAGRTVLTTEIIPRGIAQAPDNTRPPEDLSEQTLQESFARSAGKMNTAIHAAKDGAPDDTGLEHPMWGVLTVPEWFRAANVHCRHHLDIIGDIQSKHAA; translated from the coding sequence ATGTCCGAGATCATAATTGCGGACGAAATCGACCGCCTTCGCGTAGTGTACGAGGAGATCGAGGCGCTCATCGCCGCGGACGCGTCGTTTTTGCAGGCAACCGTTCCAGCGGTGTCGGATTGGTCGCCCGCGCAGCACTTGTACCACATACTGGGCTCCACGGCCATGATGATGAAAGCCGCGACGCTTCTTGCCAAAGGAGCGGTCAAAGGAGACGAGCCGCGCCTCACCAAGGCTGGGCGGACGGTACTCACCACTGAGATCATTCCCCGGGGAATCGCCCAGGCTCCGGACAACACGCGCCCGCCGGAGGATCTGTCGGAGCAGACGCTGCAGGAATCGTTCGCGAGGAGCGCAGGAAAGATGAACACCGCCATTCACGCCGCAAAAGATGGCGCTCCGGACGATACTGGGCTTGAGCATCCGATGTGGGGCGTTCTTACGGTCCCGGAGTGGTTCCGTGCGGCAAACGTTCACTGCCGGCACCACCTCGACATCATCGGCGATATTCAGTCGAAGCACGCTGCGTAA
- a CDS encoding S41 family peptidase: MLRRTATASFLVLAVVGSLFMGTLVGFFMPRDDDFFELRKNFQIFGAAYEELVTGYVEPLDPEHLMRTGIDAMLAELDPYTTFIDEADNADLNIITRGRYGGVGLNVGKRGGKVTVLSPIEGASGYKQGVRAGDLILEIEDQSTDELSMADVRTLLRGEPGTTVNIVVGREGVATPIDFTLTREQVKLNNVTYTGFVGEPTELGGVGYVKLERFTREAGGEVRDALRNLQEDRSLRGLVLDLRGNPGGLLDAAVDVTELFVPRGSVIVSTRGRLPETERTYRSDRAPMLPDVPMIVLVDGFSASASEIVAGAIQDLDRGVVMGTTTYGKGLVQVVRSLPHNTSLKMTTAKYYTPSGRSIQSINYSGGESTAVPDSVGRSFETVGGRTVRDQHGIEPDITVPEAPTSELEEALQRRAAFFFYANHVAAQMDSLRENYQANDTTLRNFREWLEEERFTYPTDAEMAFDKLSTRFADDGYDDVSDEVARLQTALRQEKMDEFEENATALKRHLEREILARFVPERARIERTLDYDVRVASAIDLFDHPDRYASILSSADDG; encoded by the coding sequence ATGCTTCGTCGAACGGCCACTGCTTCCTTCCTCGTCCTCGCGGTTGTGGGCTCGTTGTTTATGGGCACGCTCGTCGGGTTCTTCATGCCGCGCGATGATGACTTCTTCGAGCTCCGGAAAAACTTCCAGATCTTCGGGGCTGCGTACGAAGAGCTGGTCACCGGCTACGTCGAACCCCTTGATCCGGAGCATCTGATGCGAACCGGCATCGATGCAATGCTTGCGGAGCTGGACCCGTACACGACGTTCATCGATGAAGCCGACAACGCAGACCTTAACATCATTACGCGGGGGCGCTACGGTGGCGTCGGGCTGAACGTCGGCAAACGAGGCGGCAAAGTGACGGTCCTCTCGCCGATCGAAGGAGCAAGCGGCTACAAGCAGGGCGTTCGCGCTGGAGACCTGATTCTCGAAATCGAGGATCAGTCCACGGACGAGCTATCGATGGCCGACGTGCGAACGCTTCTGCGCGGGGAGCCCGGCACGACCGTCAACATCGTTGTAGGGCGTGAAGGTGTGGCGACGCCCATCGACTTCACGCTGACGAGGGAGCAGGTAAAGCTGAATAATGTGACCTATACCGGATTCGTGGGAGAGCCGACCGAGTTGGGGGGCGTCGGATATGTGAAGCTGGAACGGTTCACTCGTGAGGCAGGAGGAGAGGTACGCGATGCACTTCGCAATCTGCAGGAAGACCGGTCGCTCCGCGGGTTGGTCCTCGACTTGCGTGGAAATCCCGGCGGCCTGTTGGACGCTGCCGTGGATGTCACGGAGCTCTTCGTTCCACGAGGATCCGTGATCGTCTCGACCCGGGGCCGCCTCCCGGAAACGGAGCGGACCTACCGAAGTGACCGGGCACCTATGCTTCCCGATGTCCCCATGATCGTACTGGTCGATGGGTTCAGTGCGTCGGCCTCCGAGATCGTTGCGGGTGCCATTCAGGATCTTGACCGTGGCGTCGTGATGGGCACGACAACGTACGGGAAGGGGCTGGTTCAGGTCGTGCGGTCTCTTCCGCACAACACGTCGCTGAAAATGACGACGGCCAAGTATTACACGCCGAGTGGGCGGTCCATTCAGTCCATCAACTATTCGGGCGGTGAATCAACGGCGGTGCCGGACTCGGTCGGCCGATCTTTCGAAACGGTCGGGGGCCGAACGGTTCGCGACCAGCACGGAATCGAGCCGGATATCACGGTCCCTGAGGCTCCGACGAGTGAGCTGGAGGAGGCACTGCAGCGGCGTGCGGCCTTTTTCTTTTACGCAAACCATGTGGCCGCCCAGATGGACTCGCTGAGGGAAAATTACCAAGCGAACGATACCACGCTCCGGAATTTCCGAGAGTGGCTCGAAGAGGAGCGGTTTACGTACCCGACCGATGCGGAGATGGCCTTCGATAAGCTCAGCACGCGCTTCGCTGACGATGGATATGACGATGTGAGTGATGAGGTGGCGCGACTGCAGACGGCACTGCGGCAGGAGAAGATGGATGAGTTCGAGGAGAATGCGACCGCACTGAAGCGGCACCTCGAGCGGGAAATCCTGGCGCGGTTCGTTCCGGAACGTGCGCGCATTGAGCGGACGCTCGACTACGACGTTCGCGTCGCGTCGGCTATCGACCTGTTTGACCATCCGGATCGCTACGCCAGCATTCTCTCCTCTGCGGACGATGGATGA
- the tatC gene encoding twin-arginine translocase subunit TatC: MPDATPSDTESRPGIQGDGSVEPGESTSDPVMESGNMSLLDHLEDLRWTIIKGCSGFVVGIIVSVVLRQWIINDVLIGPTRTSFFMYDLLGINAKELNLLNRTITGQFFADIGTLVVVGVIIGSPVFVYFFWKFIEPALYPEERGGMRFAAIFAALFFFTGVSFGYLILTPLALQFFASYELSAQIENQFDIMTYFSMVTFWAFGSGLLFEMPVVMYFLGKVGLITPEFMRTHRKYALLIVLVIGAFLTPPDPISQLIVALPLLLLYEFSILVVAWVTKKRRKELGMLDA; this comes from the coding sequence ATGCCCGATGCCACCCCTTCCGATACCGAAAGCCGCCCGGGAATTCAGGGTGACGGATCGGTAGAGCCCGGCGAGTCGACGAGCGATCCGGTTATGGAGTCCGGTAACATGTCGCTCCTCGATCACCTGGAGGACCTGCGTTGGACCATTATCAAAGGGTGCTCCGGCTTCGTCGTCGGCATTATCGTCAGCGTCGTGCTGCGACAGTGGATTATCAACGACGTGCTGATCGGGCCGACGCGAACGTCGTTCTTTATGTATGACCTCCTCGGGATCAACGCGAAGGAACTTAACCTCCTAAACCGCACGATTACGGGTCAGTTTTTCGCAGACATCGGGACGCTTGTTGTCGTGGGTGTGATCATCGGATCACCCGTTTTCGTATACTTCTTCTGGAAGTTCATCGAGCCGGCGCTTTATCCTGAAGAGCGAGGCGGCATGCGGTTCGCTGCGATCTTTGCCGCCCTGTTTTTCTTCACTGGGGTGTCGTTCGGGTATCTTATCCTGACACCGCTCGCCCTGCAGTTCTTCGCGTCGTACGAGCTGTCGGCGCAGATCGAAAACCAGTTCGACATCATGACGTACTTCAGCATGGTGACGTTCTGGGCATTCGGCTCCGGATTACTGTTCGAAATGCCGGTCGTGATGTATTTCCTCGGCAAAGTCGGTCTCATCACCCCGGAGTTTATGCGAACGCACCGGAAGTACGCGCTGCTCATCGTTCTCGTGATCGGTGCGTTTCTCACACCGCCCGATCCGATTTCGCAACTCATCGTTGCACTACCCCTGCTTCTGCTCTACGAGTTCTCCATTCTGGTCGTCGCGTGGGTAACGAAGAAACGCCGGAAGGAGCTCGGCATGCTGGACGCGTAA
- a CDS encoding orotate phosphoribosyltransferase — MPSMDRSSLSSSAYADLVDLGRRIYDRALIRREDELITDPRGQPIGWLLDTRVPMLDGDLFAEVGSVLADRLRDRDVHQVVGYGFGAYPLVCSVLADSGTPAFKGGLVRDEAKGHGRRRLVEGPVTPEKPTVLLDDIINSGRSAGQALELLRAENFNIVGMMTLFNFTWSNGQSRIEEDGVWVDSLLDLNLRENKKSSSDSA, encoded by the coding sequence ATGCCGTCGATGGACCGCAGTTCGCTTAGTTCGTCCGCCTACGCCGATCTCGTCGATTTGGGGCGCCGTATTTATGATCGCGCGCTCATCCGTCGCGAGGACGAACTGATAACGGATCCGCGTGGTCAGCCGATCGGCTGGCTCCTGGATACGCGGGTCCCGATGCTCGATGGTGATCTTTTTGCCGAGGTCGGCAGCGTTCTGGCCGACCGTCTCCGCGATCGCGACGTTCACCAGGTCGTGGGATACGGCTTCGGTGCGTACCCGCTGGTCTGCAGCGTCCTCGCGGATTCTGGCACGCCGGCATTCAAGGGCGGGCTCGTGCGGGACGAGGCGAAAGGGCACGGGCGTCGTCGCCTGGTCGAAGGACCCGTCACGCCCGAGAAGCCAACGGTGCTGCTCGACGATATTATCAACAGCGGGCGGAGCGCAGGACAGGCGCTTGAGTTGCTTCGCGCGGAAAACTTCAACATCGTCGGCATGATGACCCTGTTCAACTTTACGTGGAGCAACGGCCAATCGCGCATCGAAGAGGATGGGGTGTGGGTTGATTCGCTGCTCGACCTGAACCTTCGGGAAAATAAGAAATCCAGTTCAGATAGCGCCTAA
- the glyA gene encoding serine hydroxymethyltransferase has translation MSELSVQESTTNLSQQDPEVFDALRREVERQNDGIELIASENFTSRAVMEAMGSPLTNKYAEGLPGKRYYGGCKYVDVAEDLARDRAKELFGVDWVNVQPHSGAQANAALYLKALDPGDKLLGLDLAHGGHLTHGSPVNFSGILYEAHFYGVDKDGPNAGRIDMNKVRDKAKEVQPKMISIGASAYPRDFDYAAFREIADEVGALLWMDMAHTAGLIATGVLNDPAPHAHVITTTTHKTLRGPRGGMILVGNDIDNPFGYTYRDGRTKSLGQVLDSGVFPGTQGGPLMHVIAAKAVAFKEALQPEFATYTQNVVENANVMADALQDRGYDLVSGGTDNHLVLIDLRNKDLTGKKAEEALEAADITANKNMVPYDTESPFVTSGIRLGTPAMTTRGFGPEEFEQIVELIDRVLQSPDDEGVRKSVRNDVHALCDRFPLYDFVVA, from the coding sequence ATGAGTGAGCTGTCCGTTCAGGAGTCTACGACGAACCTTTCCCAGCAGGACCCGGAGGTGTTCGATGCTCTCCGTCGTGAGGTTGAACGTCAGAATGACGGCATCGAGTTGATCGCGTCGGAGAACTTTACGTCTCGGGCCGTGATGGAGGCGATGGGCTCTCCGCTGACGAACAAATATGCGGAGGGACTGCCCGGCAAACGGTACTACGGCGGCTGCAAATACGTCGATGTGGCGGAGGACCTCGCGCGGGATCGGGCGAAGGAGCTCTTCGGCGTCGATTGGGTCAACGTTCAACCTCACTCGGGGGCGCAGGCCAATGCCGCGCTCTACCTGAAAGCCCTCGATCCGGGGGACAAGCTGCTAGGGCTTGACCTGGCGCACGGGGGGCACCTCACCCACGGGAGCCCAGTCAACTTCTCCGGCATCCTCTACGAAGCCCATTTCTACGGTGTCGATAAGGACGGACCGAATGCCGGACGGATCGACATGAATAAGGTGCGGGATAAGGCCAAGGAGGTGCAGCCGAAGATGATTTCCATCGGGGCCAGCGCGTATCCCCGCGACTTTGACTATGCGGCGTTTCGCGAGATCGCGGATGAGGTCGGCGCGTTGCTCTGGATGGACATGGCGCACACGGCCGGACTCATCGCCACCGGCGTGCTGAACGATCCCGCGCCTCACGCCCACGTCATCACCACGACAACGCACAAGACGCTTCGCGGTCCGCGGGGCGGGATGATTCTCGTTGGAAATGACATCGACAACCCGTTCGGGTACACCTACCGCGACGGCCGCACGAAGTCTCTCGGACAGGTGCTGGATTCCGGTGTCTTCCCGGGTACGCAGGGTGGACCGCTCATGCACGTGATTGCTGCGAAGGCTGTTGCGTTCAAAGAAGCCCTCCAGCCTGAGTTTGCCACGTATACGCAGAACGTCGTGGAGAACGCGAACGTGATGGCGGACGCTCTGCAGGATCGAGGGTACGACCTCGTATCCGGGGGGACGGACAACCATCTGGTGCTCATCGACCTCCGAAACAAAGACCTAACCGGCAAGAAGGCGGAGGAAGCCCTGGAGGCTGCGGACATCACGGCCAACAAGAACATGGTGCCTTATGATACCGAAAGTCCGTTCGTGACTAGCGGAATTCGACTGGGTACGCCGGCGATGACAACCCGAGGATTTGGCCCGGAGGAGTTCGAGCAGATCGTTGAGTTGATCGACCGCGTGCTGCAGTCTCCCGACGACGAGGGCGTCCGAAAATCGGTTCGAAACGACGTCCACGCCCTGTGTGACCGCTTCCCGCTTTACGACTTCGTTGTCGCGTAA
- a CDS encoding DUF4359 domain-containing protein, with translation MKKLLGLLLVAFVLFLVNPGMNDFSTFFKERSSDRIEQETGGGLLGRVLGGAGSELLAAGVEEATTRRSYLVCSTYDVDPDGDDVAEYRYLGVAGMFVTLREPEK, from the coding sequence ATGAAAAAGCTTCTCGGCCTGCTGCTCGTTGCATTCGTCCTTTTCCTCGTCAATCCGGGGATGAACGACTTCTCCACCTTCTTTAAAGAGCGCTCATCCGACCGAATCGAACAGGAAACGGGAGGGGGATTGCTCGGTCGCGTACTCGGTGGGGCTGGGTCCGAACTCCTCGCTGCCGGCGTCGAAGAAGCCACAACACGACGCTCGTACCTTGTCTGCAGCACGTACGACGTGGACCCGGATGGAGATGACGTAGCCGAGTATCGGTATCTTGGAGTTGCGGGCATGTTCGTCACGCTCCGAGAGCCGGAGAAATAA
- a CDS encoding ATP-binding protein produces MPHRFTRKAALLVAYGALFFLFDTFATQFEVAPGVSIWYPSAGLNLGLLIILGARFAPVVFLMSFLSGLWVAEPAIPAFHLVLPNLFIALANAGAAWWLRKSFSPDHPVSLKLGGRFMLVALGLPLVVSIGAVSAYAVTGLEGYTLDTVFTAASSWWTGDSVGILTITPLWLLAGYAALGRPDLGDAGREQVRFFLRSVDGWASALVETTMVLGALVMAFFFTREGHFQFYVCFLPLLWIALRNGLPRALVAVLLINLGATVAIHARGTQDDLLEFQFFMIALALTGLLLGLLVSERRRAVYVLQRVTGQLDGRIQALPTVSLPEQNAPESSAGGGDGEMAHVYAADRWTNRPPSIDSDGEADDDGELLSSVDENGDSGSRPYIWGANDVLTSSSDVLRRSAENLVELNQMLVRSKQELSRSNEQKDKLLSLISHDLKNPLVGIRGLSELLATQNPPSSFERPLALIQRSAEQALDLLDNLLTWSRLQTGHFNPSLGVHSLRLLVDDAMSQLETQAERKNITIENRVGPAIAVFTDAFIVDIVLRNLGSNAIKFTDSGGRVRIAAETDEGQVTVSVSDTGMGIPESIRDHLFEMTSQSSRSGTEGESGTGLGLHICQELLVEQGEEIWVDSSPETGTSFYFTLTRAQRPS; encoded by the coding sequence ATGCCCCATAGATTTACAAGGAAGGCAGCGCTCCTGGTCGCTTATGGTGCGCTCTTCTTCCTGTTTGACACGTTTGCGACCCAGTTTGAAGTCGCACCAGGGGTAAGCATCTGGTATCCGTCGGCCGGTTTGAATCTCGGGCTCCTCATTATCCTGGGCGCACGCTTTGCGCCTGTCGTTTTCCTGATGTCATTTCTGAGCGGGCTCTGGGTTGCCGAGCCTGCAATTCCTGCGTTTCACCTTGTCCTGCCAAACCTGTTTATTGCTCTCGCGAATGCGGGGGCAGCCTGGTGGCTCAGAAAATCGTTTTCTCCCGACCACCCGGTCAGTTTGAAGCTCGGAGGGCGGTTCATGCTTGTGGCGTTGGGTCTGCCGCTCGTCGTTTCCATAGGTGCTGTGTCCGCCTACGCCGTCACCGGGTTGGAGGGCTACACGTTGGACACGGTGTTTACGGCAGCCAGTTCGTGGTGGACGGGAGACTCCGTTGGCATCCTTACGATCACGCCGCTCTGGCTGCTCGCAGGATATGCCGCGCTCGGTCGACCTGATCTCGGCGACGCGGGGCGAGAGCAGGTTCGCTTCTTCCTTCGTTCCGTCGACGGTTGGGCAAGTGCTCTGGTCGAAACAACGATGGTCCTCGGGGCGCTGGTTATGGCGTTTTTCTTCACCCGGGAAGGCCACTTCCAGTTTTATGTATGCTTTCTTCCCCTGCTTTGGATTGCGTTGCGCAATGGGCTGCCACGTGCGCTGGTAGCCGTTTTGCTCATCAATCTTGGCGCAACGGTAGCGATCCACGCACGCGGGACGCAGGACGACTTGCTGGAATTCCAGTTTTTCATGATCGCGCTCGCCTTGACCGGTTTGCTACTGGGGCTCCTCGTGTCGGAGCGGCGACGGGCGGTCTACGTCCTTCAGCGCGTAACGGGTCAGCTTGACGGTCGAATTCAGGCTCTGCCGACCGTGTCTCTTCCGGAGCAGAACGCGCCCGAGTCATCGGCCGGAGGAGGAGACGGGGAAATGGCCCACGTCTACGCAGCCGACCGTTGGACGAACCGTCCCCCGTCTATTGATTCGGATGGGGAGGCAGATGATGACGGAGAGCTGTTGTCGTCCGTCGATGAAAACGGGGACTCAGGTTCGCGACCGTACATCTGGGGGGCGAATGACGTTTTGACATCGAGCAGTGATGTGCTCAGACGAAGTGCAGAGAACCTCGTCGAGTTAAACCAGATGCTCGTCCGTTCGAAGCAGGAACTCAGTCGGTCGAACGAGCAAAAGGATAAGCTGCTCTCGCTCATTTCCCATGACCTCAAAAACCCGCTCGTCGGTATCCGCGGCCTATCCGAGCTTCTGGCGACGCAAAATCCACCGTCTTCGTTCGAGCGGCCCCTGGCACTCATCCAACGCTCGGCCGAACAGGCGCTGGACCTGCTGGACAACCTGCTGACGTGGTCTCGACTTCAGACGGGTCATTTTAACCCAAGCCTCGGCGTTCACAGCCTTCGTCTTCTTGTGGATGACGCCATGTCTCAGCTGGAAACGCAGGCTGAACGGAAGAATATTACGATCGAAAATAGGGTGGGCCCCGCCATCGCTGTCTTTACCGATGCGTTCATCGTCGACATTGTCCTTCGGAACCTCGGTTCAAACGCCATCAAGTTTACCGATTCCGGAGGACGGGTCCGCATTGCTGCAGAGACGGATGAAGGACAGGTCACGGTCTCAGTATCTGACACCGGTATGGGCATTCCCGAGTCTATTCGAGATCATCTTTTCGAAATGACGAGTCAGTCCTCCCGTTCGGGTACGGAGGGAGAGAGTGGAACGGGACTGGGTCTCCACATCTGCCAGGAGCTTCTGGTAGAGCAAGGGGAAGAGATTTGGGTCGATAGCTCTCCAGAGACGGGGACCAGCTTCTACTTCACCCTCACACGGGCGCAGCGACCATCCTGA
- a CDS encoding DUF493 domain-containing protein: MRFINQPEAENDEAWWERFRELLDDQNDWPTRYTFKFIAPSDTVEDLKGVFDDHPVRVRESSKGNYMSVTAHLRCETSDDVIAIYEEASDIEGVISL; encoded by the coding sequence ATGCGGTTCATCAACCAACCCGAGGCGGAAAACGACGAGGCCTGGTGGGAACGATTTCGGGAGCTTCTCGACGATCAAAACGACTGGCCAACGCGATACACGTTTAAGTTCATTGCTCCGTCCGACACGGTGGAGGATTTGAAGGGCGTTTTTGACGACCATCCCGTCCGCGTTCGTGAGTCGAGCAAAGGGAACTATATGAGCGTAACAGCACATCTTCGTTGCGAAACGAGCGATGATGTGATTGCGATTTACGAGGAGGCATCCGACATTGAAGGCGTGATATCTCTGTAG
- a CDS encoding cold-shock protein produces the protein MPEGVIEWFDHEEQHGLIEPDDDGDPIPFSLDAVQDYHSGERISTGQRVVYEIDDMDDEAISVERLSPTGYG, from the coding sequence ATGCCTGAAGGTGTCATTGAGTGGTTCGACCACGAGGAGCAACACGGGCTGATCGAACCTGACGACGACGGCGACCCGATCCCGTTCAGCCTCGACGCCGTCCAGGACTATCATTCCGGCGAACGCATCAGTACGGGACAGCGCGTCGTGTACGAGATCGACGACATGGACGACGAAGCGATTTCCGTCGAACGTCTCTCGCCGACGGGGTACGGCTGA